The following nucleotide sequence is from Kiritimatiella glycovorans.
ATGCCCGTGGAGCGAAGGGGTCTCGGCGGAAGACGAGCTGAGTAAGAAGCGCGGGGGACTGATTGGTGAAACCTATGACAGAAGAAGCGACGGAGTACTATCGCATTGACGACAGACTCTTGCCGCCGAAACTCGCCGCGCTGAGACAGAAGCTGAGTCAGAAGGCCAAACAGGAGAAGCGGTTTCGCTTCTACAGTCTCTATGGCCACATTGGCCGGGCCGACACTCTGCTGGCGGCATGGAAACATGTACGCGCCAACGGCGGAAAAGAAGGCCCCGATGGTGTGACCATCGAGGACATCGAACAGAGTCAAGGAGGAGTCGAAGCCTTCTTGGCGGATATTGAACGCAGCCTGAAGGATCGAACCTACCGTGCTGGAAAAGTGCGGCGGGTCTACATCCAGAAGGTGAACGGGAAACTCCGTCCCTTGGGAATACCCTCGGTGCGGGATCGGGTCGTGCAGACCGCTACGGTTCTGATATTGGAACCGATCTTTGAAGCTGACTTCAAGGATTGCTCCCATGGGTTCCGGCCTGAGCGCTCGGCGCATGATGCGTTGAAGGCGATTGGACAGGAGCTCCGGCAAGGGCGGTGTGCGGTGTATGATGCGGATCTGGCCGGCTATTTCGACAGTATTCCACACGACAAGCTCATCGCTTGTGTGCAGATGCGTGTCACCGACCGGTCCGTGCTGAAGCTGATCCGAATGTGGCTGAAAGCGCCGGTAGAGGAAACGGAGAAAGGCAAACCGCCGACCGTGAAGCGCAACGACAAGGGCACGCCGCAAGGCGGGGTCATTTCGCCGCTTCTGGCCAACATCTATCTGCACTGGTTCGATGCGGTGTTTTACCGCAAAGACGGACCGGCACGGTGGGCGAAGGCCAAACTGGTGAGGTACGCCGATGACTTCGTGGTCCTCGCCCGGTATATCGGTCCGCAACTCGAAGCGTTCATCGAAGCCAAGATAGAAGGGTGGCTCGGGCTGAAGATCAACCGGGACAAGACCCGGATACTCGATGCTCGGGAACCGGGGCAGACGCTGGACTTTCTCGGATATAGCTTCCGCTATGACCGGGACCTCGGCGGACGCCCGTGCCGGTACTGGAACCTGACACCGTCGCGGAAAGCGCTCCAACGGGAACGTGATCGGCTTCGGGAGATGACCGGACCGGAACAATGCTTCAAACCTCTGCCGACGGTGATCGACGAACTCAACATGCAAATGCGAGGATGGGCAAACTACTTCTCGCTGGGTTATCCGCGTGTGGCATTCCGCCACGTCAATGGATACGTGCGACAGCGTCTCACGCGACATGCGAAACGACGCAGTCAGCGCGGCTACTGGCCCCCTGAAGGTATGAGCTACTACGCGCATTTCAAGAACATGGGACTGATCTACCTGTGAAACCATCCAACAAATGCCTTCCGCGAGAGCCGGATGCGGGAAATCCGCATGTCCGGTTCGACGAGGGGGAGGGCAGTCCGCGGTCATTGGCTATACGCCTCTCATCCCGTGGCTCCCTCTCTACTCTACTGGTCGAAAACACAAGAAAGGTCTTACTTACAGGGGTCCGATCCCGTTTAGTTTATTGTCGGTATGGGGAGGCGGCTACGGAAATGGAAAGGGATCGGAAGCAGAGTTTCTGAAACCGGCATGACTTCGGCCTTTTCGTGCGCCTGATGGTTCTGCCGTCCGTCAGAGGTCCAGCTGCGTCGCGACTGCCTGCGCAACACGCTCCATATCGGCGGGCGATAGTGCTCCTGATTTCTTGATCAGGCGTTTCTTGCTGACCGTGGTCAACTGATCTGCCATCGCCTTGGATCGGTTGCTGCGGTACGTCACGTATGCTTCGCTTGGGTAGAGCTTTCCGGTTGAACTTGTCAGCGGCACGACTTGCACACGATTCAGAAATCTGTTGGCCGCGTCGTTGCTGACGATGACGGCCGGACGCTGCTTGCGTATCTCCCCGCCGACTGAGGGATCGAAGTTGATCCACCAGACTTCAGCTCTCTTCATCACTCACGTCCCCGCAGGTCGACTCTGCCCACTCCAGAGCTTCAGATTCCCGGACGCGGTCTGCACCCATGGTGCGGTAGCCCTCGTACAAGTCTTTCTCCAGCACATGCGGCCGCACGAGATCCTCCACGAAGTGGCTTATCTTGCGCGGGCCAACGACCCGCCGCAGGCCATCGTACACCTCCTCGTCAATCGTAAGAGTCAGCTTTTTCCGCATTGAACATCACCTCTTTTGTGTTTACACGTATAATACACGTGCACGGTGGGTGCGTCAAAAGGGGAAAGGTTCCAGATCTGCAGCCCAAGTGCTTTCGCGGCATCGAGGGAGGAGTTCTTTGTCTGCCCCCCTCGATTCGCGCCGGATATGACCGCAATGGAATATCACCGCTCCCGCATCTTCCGCGACTGATCGCTGGCGGCGGAGGTGGGTTATGGATGCTGGGGGGCTCGAACCCCCGACCCGCTGATTAAGAGTCAGCTGCTCTACCGACTGAGCTAAGCATCCGCGCGAGAATGTAAGGATTCCGTTCGGAGGATGCAACCCGGAAGGGGGGAGTTTTTTGAGTGGGAGGGTGTTTTGAGTGGGAGGGCTGAAACCTGAAACCTGAGTAAGAAGTTAGAGTCAGAATCAGAGTCAGAGTCAGAATCAGAGTCAGAGTAAGAGTAAGAGGGAGTGAGAAGCCTGAGTTTTTGAGTGGGAGGGCTGAGACCTGAAACCTGAGTAAGAAGTTAGAGTCAGAATCAGAATCAGAGTCAGAGTAAGAGGGAGTGAGAAGTCTGAGTTTTTGAGTGGAGAATAAGAGCTATCGGAATCGAGTTTCACTGCAGAGATCACAGAACACGGAAAGAGCAGAGAACATTTTGATTCCGGCGCGGCTCATTCGTCCAGCGTTTCGCGGACGCGTTCGGCGAGGGTCTGAATGGAGAAGGGTTTGGGGATGAAGCGGACGCCTTCGTCCAGCACGTGGTGGTGGGCGATGGCGTTGGCGGTGTAGCCGGACATATAGAGCACCTTGATCCCGGGGTGCAGGCGCTGAACTTTTCCGGCCAGGTCCTTGCCGCTCATGCCGGGCATCACCACGTCGGTCAGCATCAGATCGACCTGTTCGTTGTGGTCTGCGAGCACGGTCAGCGCTTCATCCCCGCCGTGCGCCGTGAGTACCTCGTATCCGAGCTGAGCCAGCATCGTCGATCCGAACTGTAAAACGGAGGTGTCGTCTTCGACGAGCAGGATCGTCTCGCCGCCGCGGGGGGCCTGCCGGTCGTCCTCCGACGGGGTGTGTTCGGCGGCGTCGCCTTTGTGACGAGAGAGATAGATTCTGAAGGTCGTACCCTCTTCGGGTTCGCTGTAGACGTTGATGAATCCGTTGTTCTGCTTCACGATCCCGAATACCGTGGCCAGCCCCAGGCCGGTGCCTTCGCCGACGCCCTTGGTGGTGTAGAACGGATCGAAGATGTGTTCCCGGGTCTCCTCGCTCATCCCGCAGCCGTTATCGCTTACCCCCAGCATCACGTAGTCGCCCGGTTTGAATCCGGGATGCTCGTCGCAGTAGGTCTCGTTAAACGAGACGTTTCGCGTCTCGATCGTGACCATGCCCACCCCGTCGATCGCATCGCGCGCGTTCACGCAGAGGTTGGCCAGAATCTGGTCGATCTGGGTGGGATCGAGGTTGACGGGCCACAGCTTCTCCGACGGCTGCCAGGCGAGGTCGATATCCTCGCCGATCAGGTGGCGCAGCATCTTCAGCATCCCCGTGATGGTGTCGTTGAGGCTGATCACTCTGGGGACGATGGTCTGGCGGCGCGCGAAGGCGAGGAGCTGGCGCGTGAGGTCCGCGGACCGCTCCGCGGCGCGGCGCAGTTCCTCGAGGTGCTCGCGCAGCTCGAGATGGTCGCCGGCCTCGGCCAGCGCCAGTTCAGCGTACCCCATGATCGACTGCAGCTTATTGTTGTAGTCGTGCGCGACGCCACCTGCCAGGCGGCCGATCGACTCCATCTTCTGGGCCTGGCGGTACTGGTTTTCCAGTGCGATCTCGCTGGTGATGTCCCGCTTGACGGCCACGTAATTGACGATGTTTCCGCGCGGGTCCAGTACCGGCGAGATGGTGGCCTCTTCCGTATACTGCGTCCCGTCTTTACGCTGGTTGACGAAGTTTCCCTGCCACGTCCGCCCTTCCGTAATCGTGGCCCAAAGGGTCTCGTAGAAGGCCCGGTCGTGTTTCCCGCTCTTGTGGATGGCGGGGGTCTTCCCGAGGGCCTCGTCGCGGGAGTAGCCGGTGACCCGTTCGAACGCGGGATTCATATAGAGGTAGTGCGCGTCCGCATCAGTGACGACGATGCTTTCCTCGGTATGCTCGATCGCGGTCATCAGCCGTTCCAGTTCCATTTCGCGCTTCCGGCGTGCGGTGATGTCCGTAGTGAACCCGTCGATCGTGAACGGGCCGTCCTCGCGCCGACCCGAGATGCGTGCGTTCATCGAGAGCCATAGCTCTTTCCCCCCTTCGCCGCGGGCCTCATATTCGAAGTTTTCCACGTGTCCGTGTTTTTTCAGCAGGTGGAGGAATTCGGCCCTTCGTTCGGGACGGGCGTAGAGTTCGGCCCCCAGGTCCCGGAGTTCTTCGACGGCCTGCCGCCCCGAGTGAAACCCAAGCATCCGGGCCATGGCCGGGTTGGCGGCGAGGACATTCCCGACCGAGGTGGTGGTAAAGATCCCGATCGGCGCCGTCTCGAAGAGGGTTCGGAATCGCTGTTCGCTTTCCTCCAGCGCCTCGCGCGCGCGCCGTTCCTCGGTCTGGTCGCGGAAGACGAGCACGACGCCCGATACGGTTCCTGCGTCATCACAGATCGGCGCGCCGGAGTCGGCGATCGGGCGTTCGGTGCCGTCGCGGGCGACCAGGACGGTATGGTTCGCGAGCCCCGCCACCTTATTCTCGCGCAGCACGCGGTCGACGGGATTCTCGACCTCCGCGCGCGTATGTTCGTTGACGATCTGAAAGATGTCGTGGAGATCCCGCCCCAGAACCTCGTCCTGTGTCCAGCCGGTGAGGGTCTCGGCCACGGCATTCACCAGTTCGATGCGGCCTTCCGCGTCCGTCACGATAACCCCGTCGCCGATACTGCGCAGGGTGGTCCCGTAGCGCGTTTCGCTGCGCCTTCTCGCGCGCTCCGCCTCGTAGCGCGCGCGGTAGTGGAGCTTCCGTGAGCGCTGGACGACCACGTAGCCGCCGATGACCACCCCCGCGGCGAGCCCCAGCGTCAG
It contains:
- the ltrA gene encoding group II intron reverse transcriptase/maturase, translated to MTEEATEYYRIDDRLLPPKLAALRQKLSQKAKQEKRFRFYSLYGHIGRADTLLAAWKHVRANGGKEGPDGVTIEDIEQSQGGVEAFLADIERSLKDRTYRAGKVRRVYIQKVNGKLRPLGIPSVRDRVVQTATVLILEPIFEADFKDCSHGFRPERSAHDALKAIGQELRQGRCAVYDADLAGYFDSIPHDKLIACVQMRVTDRSVLKLIRMWLKAPVEETEKGKPPTVKRNDKGTPQGGVISPLLANIYLHWFDAVFYRKDGPARWAKAKLVRYADDFVVLARYIGPQLEAFIEAKIEGWLGLKINRDKTRILDAREPGQTLDFLGYSFRYDRDLGGRPCRYWNLTPSRKALQRERDRLREMTGPEQCFKPLPTVIDELNMQMRGWANYFSLGYPRVAFRHVNGYVRQRLTRHAKRRSQRGYWPPEGMSYYAHFKNMGLIYL
- a CDS encoding type II toxin-antitoxin system PemK/MazF family toxin gives rise to the protein MKRAEVWWINFDPSVGGEIRKQRPAVIVSNDAANRFLNRVQVVPLTSSTGKLYPSEAYVTYRSNRSKAMADQLTTVSKKRLIKKSGALSPADMERVAQAVATQLDL
- a CDS encoding PAS domain S-box protein, encoding MKPVVSWIKVIVAVSLLALALTGTAFVHSFRQDLRREVEKDLTAIADLKVFELSLWLKERVSDGGVLMENPFFTAHAERWIRDPDGGGRAELETLFRSLSERYDYSEVLLVDTNLRVRFRLGEWPASNLEAARDTFRLAARERRPEILGMHRGQLVDTPHLSVVAPLFPDHGEDAPPFGAVILICDARDYLYPLIQSWPTPSETAEIVLVRRQGDQVLFLNELRHRENTALNFRLPMSRTNLPATRALQGYSGVMRGKDYRGEDVLSVTRTIPDSPWAMVAKIDTAEAFATMRRETLMVFLLTLGLAAGVVIGGYVVVQRSRKLHYRARYEAERARRRSETRYGTTLRSIGDGVIVTDAEGRIELVNAVAETLTGWTQDEVLGRDLHDIFQIVNEHTRAEVENPVDRVLRENKVAGLANHTVLVARDGTERPIADSGAPICDDAGTVSGVVLVFRDQTEERRAREALEESEQRFRTLFETAPIGIFTTTSVGNVLAANPAMARMLGFHSGRQAVEELRDLGAELYARPERRAEFLHLLKKHGHVENFEYEARGEGGKELWLSMNARISGRREDGPFTIDGFTTDITARRKREMELERLMTAIEHTEESIVVTDADAHYLYMNPAFERVTGYSRDEALGKTPAIHKSGKHDRAFYETLWATITEGRTWQGNFVNQRKDGTQYTEEATISPVLDPRGNIVNYVAVKRDITSEIALENQYRQAQKMESIGRLAGGVAHDYNNKLQSIMGYAELALAEAGDHLELREHLEELRRAAERSADLTRQLLAFARRQTIVPRVISLNDTITGMLKMLRHLIGEDIDLAWQPSEKLWPVNLDPTQIDQILANLCVNARDAIDGVGMVTIETRNVSFNETYCDEHPGFKPGDYVMLGVSDNGCGMSEETREHIFDPFYTTKGVGEGTGLGLATVFGIVKQNNGFINVYSEPEEGTTFRIYLSRHKGDAAEHTPSEDDRQAPRGGETILLVEDDTSVLQFGSTMLAQLGYEVLTAHGGDEALTVLADHNEQVDLMLTDVVMPGMSGKDLAGKVQRLHPGIKVLYMSGYTANAIAHHHVLDEGVRFIPKPFSIQTLAERVRETLDE